A single window of Thiomicrorhabdus immobilis DNA harbors:
- the alaS gene encoding alanine--tRNA ligase: MTSAELRKAFLDYFVKQNHTAVHSSPVVPGNDPTLLFTNAGMVQFKETFLGQEQREYTRATSVQRCIRAGGKHNDLENVGYTARHHTFFEMLGNFSFGDYFKHEAIKFAWDFLTNELGLPEEKLWVTVFEEDEETAGIWLNEMGISPERFSRCGAKDNFWQMGDTGPCGPCTEIFYDHGADVAGGPPGSPDEDGDRYIEIWNLVFMQFDRAADGTLTPLPKPSVDTGMGLERLAAVMQNVHNNYDIDLFQAIVKKAAELTHQTDLTNSSLRVIADHIRSCAFTIVDGVLPSNEGRGYVLRRIIRRAIRHGYKLGMNDVFFYKLVPVLVEQMGEAYPELAKEQANVERALKLEEERFAETLENGMKLLEEYIAGMDGSVIAGEIAFKLYDTYGFPLDLTADVARERNLTVDEAGFEKSMEAQRERARSASNFAAQTTGKIDYSGETQFVGYDRDEAEAKVMAIFVDGTSVDSIAEGTEAVVILGRTPFYAESGGQVGDTGSLTEGMHSFHVNNCQKQGKTFLHMGVATAGTLSVGQVLTARIDVNGRRSSERNHSATHLLHAALRTVLGTHVQQKGSLVTPDRLRFDFSHFEPIKPEQLLEIEKLVNQNIMLNNPVGTNEMDIESAKEKGAMALFGEKYGDVVRVVDMGDFSVELCGGTHVCSTGQIGPFRLLSETGIASGVRRIEAVTGEGAWAAIYEDDKTLLNVAATVKADKNQVETKVAQLVADHKELEKQFKQLQSKMASSQGDDLANQAVKVGDVSILAAQLEGADVNTLRETLDKLKDKLAPAAIVLAAVDGDKVTLVAGVSKEVTGTFKAGELVNHVAQQVGGKGGGRPDMAQAGGKDPSKLAEALASVQVWAESK; the protein is encoded by the coding sequence ATGACGAGTGCCGAACTCAGAAAAGCTTTTCTAGATTATTTCGTTAAGCAAAACCATACAGCAGTCCATTCCAGTCCTGTTGTGCCGGGTAATGATCCTACATTGTTATTCACCAATGCGGGAATGGTTCAGTTTAAAGAGACTTTTTTAGGTCAAGAGCAGCGTGAATATACACGCGCTACCAGTGTGCAGCGTTGTATCCGTGCAGGTGGTAAACACAATGACTTGGAAAACGTCGGCTACACTGCTCGCCATCATACATTCTTTGAAATGTTGGGTAACTTCAGTTTTGGTGATTATTTCAAACATGAAGCCATCAAGTTTGCCTGGGATTTCTTAACCAATGAACTGGGTCTGCCTGAAGAGAAGTTATGGGTGACCGTTTTTGAAGAAGATGAAGAGACGGCAGGGATTTGGTTAAACGAAATGGGCATCAGCCCAGAGCGTTTCTCGCGTTGTGGGGCTAAAGATAACTTCTGGCAAATGGGGGATACAGGCCCTTGTGGACCATGTACGGAAATCTTCTATGATCACGGCGCTGATGTTGCTGGTGGGCCTCCAGGTTCTCCTGATGAAGACGGTGACCGTTATATCGAGATTTGGAACCTGGTGTTCATGCAGTTCGACCGTGCTGCGGACGGCACCTTGACTCCGCTACCAAAACCATCGGTTGATACCGGTATGGGTTTGGAACGTCTTGCCGCGGTTATGCAAAATGTGCATAACAACTACGATATTGACCTGTTCCAGGCAATCGTTAAAAAAGCCGCAGAGTTGACCCATCAAACCGATTTAACCAACAGTTCGTTGCGTGTTATCGCCGACCATATCCGTTCTTGTGCATTCACTATCGTAGATGGTGTTTTACCCTCTAACGAAGGTCGTGGTTATGTGCTTCGCCGTATTATCCGTCGTGCGATTCGTCATGGTTATAAGCTAGGTATGAATGATGTGTTCTTCTACAAGCTGGTTCCGGTATTGGTCGAACAGATGGGTGAAGCTTATCCTGAATTGGCTAAAGAACAAGCCAATGTTGAACGTGCTTTAAAACTTGAAGAAGAGCGTTTTGCGGAGACACTTGAAAACGGTATGAAACTGTTGGAAGAGTATATTGCCGGCATGGATGGTTCGGTCATCGCCGGTGAGATTGCGTTTAAGCTTTATGATACTTACGGTTTCCCATTAGATTTGACCGCTGATGTTGCGCGTGAAAGAAACTTAACCGTTGATGAAGCTGGCTTTGAAAAATCTATGGAAGCTCAGCGTGAACGTGCACGTTCTGCCAGTAATTTTGCGGCCCAGACGACAGGCAAGATCGACTATTCCGGTGAAACTCAGTTTGTGGGTTATGACCGTGATGAAGCGGAAGCGAAAGTGATGGCGATCTTTGTTGATGGCACTTCGGTTGATTCTATTGCGGAAGGTACAGAAGCGGTGGTCATTTTAGGTAGAACACCGTTCTATGCAGAGTCAGGTGGGCAAGTTGGTGATACCGGAAGTTTAACCGAAGGGATGCATAGCTTTCATGTCAACAACTGTCAGAAGCAAGGTAAGACTTTCTTGCATATGGGCGTGGCGACTGCGGGCACACTTTCAGTTGGTCAAGTTTTAACCGCTCGTATCGATGTGAATGGCCGTCGTTCTTCTGAACGTAACCACTCGGCAACGCATTTGCTACATGCGGCCTTAAGAACTGTTTTAGGCACACATGTTCAGCAAAAAGGTTCTTTGGTTACGCCAGATAGATTACGTTTCGACTTCTCTCATTTTGAACCAATCAAACCAGAACAGCTACTTGAAATTGAAAAGTTGGTGAACCAGAACATTATGCTTAACAACCCTGTCGGCACCAATGAAATGGATATTGAATCGGCTAAAGAAAAGGGCGCGATGGCTCTGTTTGGTGAGAAGTATGGTGATGTGGTTCGTGTGGTTGATATGGGAGATTTCTCGGTTGAACTTTGCGGTGGTACCCATGTTTGTTCTACCGGGCAAATCGGCCCATTTAGGTTACTTTCTGAAACCGGTATTGCCTCTGGCGTTCGCCGTATTGAAGCGGTGACAGGTGAAGGTGCTTGGGCAGCCATTTACGAAGATGATAAGACGTTGTTAAATGTTGCGGCAACCGTTAAAGCGGATAAAAACCAAGTGGAAACCAAGGTTGCACAACTGGTAGCTGACCATAAAGAACTTGAAAAACAGTTTAAACAGTTACAGTCAAAAATGGCTTCTTCTCAGGGTGATGATCTTGCAAATCAGGCTGTTAAAGTGGGTGATGTGAGTATTCTTGCCGCTCAGCTTGAAGGCGCGGATGTCAATACTCTACGTGAAACGTTAGACAAACTGAAAGATAAATTAGCCCCTGCGGCGATTGTTCTAGCAGCGGTTGATGGAGACAAAGTGACCTTGGTTGCCGGTGTTTCTAAAGAAGTGACCGGTACATTCAAAGCGGGTGAGTTGGTTAACCATGTTGCACAACAAGTTGGTGGTAAAGGTGGCGGTCGTCCTGATATGGCTCAAGCCGGTGGTAAAGATCCAAGTAAGTTGGCAGAGGCTTTAGCGTCTGTTCAAGTGTGGGCTGAATCAAAATAA